A region from the Nesterenkonia lacusekhoensis genome encodes:
- a CDS encoding dihydrofolate reductase family protein yields the protein MRRLIITAFVSLDGVMEGPGGEKGYRNAGWTFNQLPHDDAVYELKEREQAEAGALLLGRRSYEAFAPVWPSMAEEFARYNELPKYVVSSSLRPEDLVDGWGEITILRSLDEVARLKDGDGGPLLVQGSSDLGHSLAEAGLVDRYHLLVFPLLLGAGKQLFPTRNKDVTRLQLIEHETFSNGVQKTILDVSREGS from the coding sequence ATGAGGCGCCTGATCATCACCGCCTTCGTGTCGTTGGACGGGGTCATGGAGGGTCCCGGCGGGGAGAAGGGCTATCGGAATGCCGGGTGGACTTTCAATCAGCTCCCTCATGACGATGCCGTCTACGAGCTCAAAGAGCGGGAACAGGCAGAGGCCGGCGCGCTGCTGCTGGGGCGCCGCAGCTATGAAGCGTTCGCCCCGGTCTGGCCTTCGATGGCCGAAGAGTTCGCCCGGTACAACGAGCTGCCGAAGTACGTGGTCTCCTCCTCCCTGCGCCCGGAGGACCTCGTCGATGGGTGGGGCGAGATCACCATCCTCCGCTCCTTGGACGAGGTGGCCCGGCTCAAGGACGGCGACGGCGGTCCGCTGTTGGTCCAGGGAAGCTCAGACCTGGGTCATTCGTTGGCCGAGGCCGGCCTGGTGGATCGCTACCACCTGCTGGTCTTCCCGCTGCTGCTGGGGGCGGGCAAGCAGCTCTTCCCCACGAGGAATAAGGATGTCACCCGGCTCCAGCTGATAGAGCATGAGACATTTTCGAACGGAGTGCAGAAGACGATCCTAGACGTGTCCCGGGAGGGATCATGA
- a CDS encoding VOC family protein produces MTNEITIALPTEDRVRAYEFYRTALNLASVGEPAEDGVPEPLQFRLDTGTTLMFVPTGGFGWVLGGRDSAPAGSHEVLLSLTLGSAEEVRAAAERMLDAGGEIVLEPTEQPWGFSAVTTDPDGHAWQLIAAQG; encoded by the coding sequence ATGACCAACGAGATCACCATCGCTCTGCCCACCGAGGACCGCGTCCGCGCCTATGAGTTCTACCGAACAGCCCTGAACCTGGCCTCCGTCGGGGAACCGGCCGAGGACGGAGTGCCGGAGCCGCTGCAGTTCCGACTGGACACCGGCACCACGCTGATGTTCGTCCCCACCGGTGGATTCGGTTGGGTCCTCGGTGGGCGAGACTCTGCGCCTGCCGGCTCCCACGAAGTCCTGCTCAGCCTCACTCTGGGCTCTGCGGAGGAGGTCCGAGCGGCAGCTGAACGCATGCTCGACGCCGGTGGGGAGATCGTACTCGAACCCACCGAGCAGCCCTGGGGCTTCTCGGCTGTGACCACAGATCCGGATGGTCACGCGTGGCAGCTGATCGCAGCACAGGGCTGA
- a CDS encoding YqeB family protein — protein sequence MSDASTTVSLNSTLGVVFAGVGATAGFGAAFLVGPVVGWLLGRIDSAPGPLRLMDQLPLAASVPLLAVLGAVAGWIVFSLWSDDVGRVVIDQQAVRLESKVTTAEYLRAEIAQIFLDKDDLVLIGDGAQELSRTSSDSGLAPRLAQALEQFDYPWCGVGDPRETEFADWVDRSAALSEHSHTLLRARRRALADSRAGEAESLRDQLADQGIVVRDRKEHQQYRLLEQR from the coding sequence ATGTCTGATGCGAGCACCACTGTCTCGCTGAACTCCACACTGGGTGTGGTGTTCGCCGGTGTCGGTGCGACTGCAGGGTTCGGAGCGGCCTTCCTCGTGGGGCCGGTGGTGGGTTGGCTGCTGGGGCGGATCGACTCTGCTCCGGGGCCGCTGCGATTGATGGACCAGCTGCCGCTGGCCGCCTCAGTCCCGCTGCTGGCCGTTCTCGGTGCCGTAGCCGGGTGGATCGTCTTCTCGCTCTGGAGCGACGACGTCGGCCGTGTGGTCATCGACCAGCAGGCGGTCCGGCTGGAATCCAAAGTCACGACTGCGGAATATCTCCGTGCTGAGATCGCGCAGATCTTCCTGGACAAAGATGATCTCGTGCTGATCGGCGACGGCGCCCAGGAGCTCTCCCGGACGTCCTCGGACAGCGGCCTGGCGCCCCGATTGGCGCAGGCCCTTGAGCAGTTCGACTACCCGTGGTGTGGGGTCGGGGACCCGCGGGAGACCGAGTTCGCAGACTGGGTGGACCGCAGCGCGGCGCTGAGTGAACACTCCCACACCCTGCTGCGTGCTCGGCGTCGGGCCCTCGCCGACAGTCGCGCCGGTGAGGCTGAGTCCCTGCGGGACCAGTTGGCTGACCAGGGCATTGTGGTGCGCGACCGCAAGGAGCACCAGCAGTACCGTCTGCTCGAGCAGCGCTGA
- a CDS encoding TetR/AcrR family transcriptional regulator, translating to MPRRVDPVKHAAKRQHILDSAAVLIAEQGYDRTTTSQLCSQAGISLGTLYHYFPGKKQIFLAVLTQDQQDTATLLDGLLDAEQSDAVEALMTFVQHLAEPATAHPFVPKLVLEAMLQAHRDPEIRSTLEGAETSERDGIRRLLARATAAGQVDQELNSDDAVAWISALINALYLEAAMNPTFDAATQLPLLMRTVRGLLRSPGKQHPRA from the coding sequence ATGCCACGACGCGTGGATCCGGTGAAACATGCCGCCAAGCGCCAGCACATCCTGGACAGTGCTGCAGTGCTGATAGCCGAGCAGGGGTATGACCGCACCACCACGTCACAGCTGTGCTCCCAGGCGGGGATCAGCCTGGGCACCCTGTATCACTACTTCCCCGGCAAGAAACAGATCTTCCTGGCCGTACTCACTCAGGATCAGCAGGACACCGCCACGCTGCTCGATGGGCTTCTGGACGCTGAACAGTCCGACGCCGTCGAGGCCTTGATGACCTTCGTCCAGCACCTGGCGGAGCCGGCCACAGCTCATCCGTTCGTGCCCAAGCTGGTCCTCGAGGCCATGCTGCAGGCGCATCGCGACCCGGAGATCCGCTCCACTCTGGAGGGAGCCGAGACCTCAGAGCGTGACGGCATCCGCAGACTTCTGGCACGTGCCACGGCCGCCGGACAGGTGGACCAGGAGCTGAACTCCGACGACGCCGTCGCCTGGATCAGCGCCCTGATCAACGCTCTCTATCTGGAAGCGGCCATGAATCCGACCTTCGACGCCGCCACGCAGCTGCCGCTGCTGATGCGCACGGTGCGCGGCCTCCTCCGCTCCCCCGGCAAGCAGCACCCGCGGGCGTGA
- a CDS encoding helix-turn-helix transcriptional regulator, producing the protein MATERTVERVLRLLALLQKKPSWTASALADELAVTERSVRRDVERLRALGYPVNAVSGAGGGYRLGAGQKLPPLLLDDEEATATAISLRFAAGGTVSGIEESALSALTKLDQVMPPRLRGRVQAVGESTDSLGGAEEVDVRTLTAMAHACRDRLRIRCRYRRRDGQSQQRTAEPVRMVAAGWRWYLMAFDLDRQDWRSFRLDRMDQVEVTTFRFAPRDHPDPVQYIQASIAEAPYEHLARVRLQAGVEELRREIPSHMGRIEPDAEPGWALLVAGADDLDWMVAHLALLDVEVEVLEPPGLRDAAARLAQRLRRISQSRISES; encoded by the coding sequence ATGGCCACGGAGAGAACAGTGGAGCGGGTCCTGCGGCTGCTGGCGCTGCTGCAGAAGAAGCCGTCCTGGACGGCGTCTGCTCTCGCCGATGAGCTGGCTGTCACCGAGAGGTCTGTGCGCCGCGATGTCGAACGGCTCCGCGCGTTGGGCTACCCCGTCAATGCTGTCTCTGGTGCGGGTGGAGGCTACCGACTGGGCGCAGGTCAGAAGCTGCCGCCTCTGCTGTTGGATGATGAGGAAGCCACAGCTACGGCGATCTCACTGCGTTTCGCCGCGGGCGGGACCGTCTCCGGCATCGAAGAGTCTGCGCTAAGTGCTCTGACGAAGCTCGACCAAGTCATGCCCCCGCGCCTGCGCGGCCGGGTCCAAGCGGTCGGAGAGTCCACCGACTCCTTGGGAGGCGCTGAAGAGGTCGACGTCAGGACCCTGACCGCTATGGCCCACGCGTGCCGTGACCGACTGCGGATCCGCTGCCGGTATCGCCGCCGCGATGGGCAGTCGCAGCAGCGAACAGCAGAGCCGGTGCGCATGGTGGCCGCCGGATGGCGGTGGTATCTGATGGCCTTCGACCTGGACCGGCAGGACTGGCGGAGCTTCCGGCTGGACCGCATGGACCAAGTGGAAGTCACCACGTTCCGATTCGCGCCCCGGGATCACCCTGACCCGGTGCAGTACATCCAGGCATCCATCGCCGAAGCCCCCTATGAGCATCTCGCCAGGGTCCGTCTGCAGGCAGGTGTCGAGGAGCTGCGCCGGGAGATCCCGTCGCACATGGGCAGGATCGAGCCCGACGCCGAGCCCGGGTGGGCCCTGCTCGTCGCTGGCGCCGACGACCTCGACTGGATGGTGGCACACCTGGCCCTGCTGGACGTGGAAGTTGAGGTGCTCGAGCCCCCAGGTCTGCGGGATGCCGCCGCCCGACTGGCTCAGCGCCTGCGCCGCATCTCCCAGTCCCGCATCTCTGAGTCCTGA
- a CDS encoding VOC family protein gives MSRSTTAPALQVTFDAHDPRGLSRFWRDALNYRHPSPPGVDVPENTDPLEAWDGFLEEIGLPREDWNAFSALEDPAGVGPRLFFQQVPEEKVTKNRLHVDLHVAIDAAGEPLFGDDRFEVLETECDRLIALGAQRLHRQEPEMPLIWGHIIMADPEGNEFCLD, from the coding sequence ATGAGCCGCTCAACCACCGCCCCTGCACTCCAGGTCACCTTCGACGCCCACGATCCTCGCGGCCTCTCACGCTTCTGGCGCGATGCCCTGAACTATCGCCACCCATCCCCTCCAGGAGTGGACGTCCCCGAGAACACCGACCCCTTGGAGGCTTGGGACGGTTTCCTCGAGGAGATCGGTCTGCCCCGGGAGGACTGGAACGCCTTCTCCGCATTGGAAGACCCGGCCGGCGTCGGACCCCGCCTGTTCTTCCAACAGGTTCCTGAGGAGAAGGTCACCAAGAACCGTCTGCACGTGGACCTGCACGTCGCAATCGACGCTGCGGGAGAGCCGCTGTTCGGAGACGACCGGTTCGAGGTGTTGGAGACCGAATGCGACCGGCTGATCGCACTCGGCGCCCAGAGGCTCCACCGTCAGGAGCCAGAGATGCCGCTGATCTGGGGGCACATCATCATGGCCGACCCTGAAGGCAACGAGTTCTGCCTGGACTGA
- a CDS encoding ABC transporter ATP-binding protein, translated as MTDASSVPLQPAGSAADSMPTSARVRILWSFARPYLPALAVALLLGLLTSAMALISPLVTEWVLETLEVGGSLLNPVLILLGLLVVGAAVGWYQWVLLGRLAEDIVYDARRRMVLRYLGSRVFDLLRHSPGELVTRTTSDTVLLNQAASSSVIGLINGAVTLVGSLVIMAWLDLPLLLATLGAVAVVFLCFAVLMPRIAKAEEKAQAALAGLGTQVEGTVRAVKTVKSSSAEASRYEAVMEHAGESRRHSMRSVRTQATAWTISGGAMELAIVVVLGFGAYRVSIEEMGVPTLVAFLLYVWGLMGPMMELTQNLTTLQSGLAAAGRIAQIEKLPAEDAALEVRVTGRADQGVRTAENRLAAQGGSRTAARVPTSGDVPALQMQGVTARYGAEAEPAVVDLDLTVPQAGHVALVGSSGAGKTTVLNLMLRFLQADQGRILLSGVPYEKLAHAQARSAFAYVEQETPVVPGTIRENLLFSNPGASEEQVQGVLERLHLAEKIASLPEGLDAALTETNVSGGQRQRISLARALLAEPQVLLLDEATAQVDGITEAAIQETIAEVAKTRAVVTIAHRLSTIIDADQILVMDGGRVTARGTHAQLLGSSELYRDLVAALRIETTV; from the coding sequence ATGACTGACGCATCATCCGTTCCCCTCCAGCCTGCAGGCTCTGCGGCTGATTCCATGCCCACCTCGGCGCGGGTCCGCATCCTCTGGTCCTTCGCCCGGCCCTACCTGCCGGCGCTCGCCGTCGCGCTGCTGCTGGGGCTGCTCACCTCTGCCATGGCCCTGATCAGCCCCCTGGTGACCGAATGGGTGCTCGAAACATTGGAGGTCGGCGGCTCGCTGCTCAACCCCGTCCTGATCCTGCTGGGCCTGCTGGTGGTGGGCGCTGCCGTCGGATGGTATCAGTGGGTCCTGCTGGGAAGGCTGGCCGAGGACATCGTCTATGACGCCCGACGCCGTATGGTGCTGCGCTATCTGGGCAGTCGCGTCTTCGATCTGCTCCGGCACAGCCCGGGGGAGCTGGTCACCCGGACCACCAGTGACACTGTGCTGCTCAACCAGGCCGCCTCCAGTTCGGTGATCGGGCTCATCAACGGTGCCGTCACGCTGGTCGGCTCCCTGGTGATCATGGCCTGGCTGGACCTGCCGCTGCTGCTGGCCACTTTGGGCGCGGTCGCCGTGGTGTTCCTGTGCTTCGCAGTGCTCATGCCGCGGATCGCCAAGGCCGAGGAGAAGGCTCAGGCCGCGCTCGCCGGCCTGGGGACCCAGGTGGAGGGAACCGTGCGTGCGGTCAAGACGGTGAAGTCGTCCTCCGCTGAGGCTTCCCGCTATGAGGCGGTCATGGAGCACGCCGGGGAATCTCGTCGCCACAGCATGCGCTCTGTGCGGACTCAGGCCACAGCGTGGACCATCAGCGGCGGTGCCATGGAGCTGGCCATCGTGGTGGTGCTCGGCTTCGGCGCCTACCGGGTCAGCATCGAGGAGATGGGCGTGCCGACTCTGGTGGCCTTCCTGCTCTACGTATGGGGCCTCATGGGCCCGATGATGGAGCTGACGCAGAACCTGACGACGCTGCAGTCGGGGCTCGCTGCCGCGGGACGCATCGCCCAGATTGAGAAGCTGCCCGCCGAGGATGCCGCTCTGGAGGTACGAGTGACCGGGCGCGCCGATCAGGGCGTCCGCACTGCCGAGAATCGGCTCGCCGCACAGGGCGGAAGTCGGACCGCTGCGCGGGTCCCCACCTCGGGAGATGTCCCCGCCCTGCAGATGCAGGGGGTCACTGCACGTTACGGCGCCGAGGCGGAGCCCGCCGTCGTTGACCTGGACCTCACCGTGCCGCAGGCCGGGCATGTGGCGCTGGTGGGCTCCTCGGGGGCCGGGAAGACCACCGTGCTGAACCTCATGCTGCGCTTCCTGCAGGCCGACCAGGGCCGGATCCTGTTGTCGGGGGTGCCCTATGAGAAGCTGGCCCACGCCCAGGCGCGCTCTGCTTTCGCCTACGTGGAGCAGGAGACCCCGGTGGTGCCTGGGACCATTCGGGAGAACCTGCTGTTCTCGAATCCCGGTGCCTCCGAGGAGCAGGTCCAGGGGGTGCTCGAGCGGCTGCACCTGGCCGAGAAGATCGCCTCGCTCCCAGAGGGGTTGGATGCCGCACTGACCGAGACCAACGTCTCCGGCGGTCAGCGCCAACGGATCTCCCTGGCCCGGGCCCTGCTCGCCGAGCCGCAGGTCCTTCTGTTGGACGAGGCCACGGCCCAGGTGGATGGGATCACTGAGGCCGCCATCCAGGAGACCATCGCCGAGGTCGCGAAGACCCGGGCCGTGGTAACCATCGCCCACCGGCTGTCCACGATCATCGATGCGGACCAGATCCTGGTGATGGACGGCGGCCGGGTGACTGCCCGCGGTACACATGCTCAGCTGCTGGGCAGCAGCGAGCTCTACCGCGATCTGGTCGCAGCGTTGCGGATCGAGACGACCGTATAG
- a CDS encoding TetR/AcrR family transcriptional regulator: MPQNSFAAERTRRAILEAGIEVLSADPSAPLSEIATKAGVSRSTFHRYFSDREALRSSATDLAEQAWDEVADRARLEEGTGFEAYRRLCTELLDSLSVLVWWWAATSENAQQNVEEPDETEQRIGAMIARGHADGSMDPQLSMEWLSSSMWAMLYMVHHLPGESGGRINGFEARQQAIRSLLKAAAADPSAH; the protein is encoded by the coding sequence ATGCCACAGAACAGCTTCGCCGCCGAACGCACCCGACGCGCAATCCTGGAGGCCGGCATCGAGGTGCTCAGCGCCGACCCCAGCGCCCCGCTGTCCGAAATCGCCACCAAAGCCGGAGTCTCCCGCAGCACCTTCCATCGATACTTCAGCGACCGGGAAGCCCTGCGCAGCTCGGCCACCGACCTGGCCGAGCAGGCCTGGGACGAAGTGGCCGACCGGGCCCGCTTAGAGGAGGGCACCGGGTTTGAGGCCTACCGGCGACTGTGCACCGAGCTGCTGGACAGCCTGTCCGTGCTCGTCTGGTGGTGGGCGGCCACCTCAGAGAACGCGCAGCAGAACGTTGAGGAGCCTGACGAGACTGAGCAGCGCATCGGGGCGATGATCGCCCGTGGTCATGCCGACGGCAGCATGGACCCACAGTTGAGCATGGAATGGCTCAGCAGCTCCATGTGGGCCATGCTCTACATGGTCCACCACCTGCCCGGCGAGTCCGGCGGACGGATCAACGGCTTCGAAGCCCGGCAGCAGGCGATCCGCAGCCTGCTCAAGGCAGCCGCCGCGGACCCGTCCGCACACTGA
- a CDS encoding ABC transporter permease, with amino-acid sequence MTTTTTPSFFGSRTPEASGSGLIWSLRDCWTIVLQEFTHLLRQPSTFGWQIGFPVVMVLMFVYVFGSAMDVTGQGAGEGYVDFAMPGMFAMTMALGFMDTAYAVTHNKEKGFMDRFRSMPMSTSAPVTGRAVADVIRAAMDLAVIAGVALLIGWRSGGSIGATLLAFLLLLWLRLALIFVGIFLGLSIKNTETAGSLFAVAFPLGFISAVFTPPEMMPGWLGAVAAWNPVSSTATAIRELFATPGIEYLEPAYWIDGHALAGAIIWPAVIMAIFLPLAVRQFKSLSR; translated from the coding sequence ATGACAACGACGACGACACCGAGCTTCTTCGGAAGCCGTACCCCTGAGGCCTCCGGCTCCGGTCTGATCTGGTCGCTGCGCGACTGCTGGACCATCGTGCTCCAGGAGTTCACGCACCTGTTGCGTCAGCCCTCGACCTTCGGGTGGCAGATCGGCTTCCCCGTAGTGATGGTCCTGATGTTCGTCTACGTCTTCGGCTCCGCCATGGACGTCACCGGGCAGGGCGCGGGCGAGGGCTATGTGGACTTCGCGATGCCGGGCATGTTCGCCATGACGATGGCCCTGGGCTTTATGGACACCGCCTATGCGGTCACCCATAACAAGGAGAAGGGCTTCATGGATCGGTTCCGCTCCATGCCCATGTCCACCTCCGCGCCGGTGACCGGCCGGGCCGTCGCTGACGTCATCCGGGCGGCCATGGATCTGGCGGTGATCGCAGGAGTGGCGCTGCTGATCGGCTGGCGCTCGGGCGGGAGCATCGGGGCCACACTGTTGGCCTTCCTCCTGCTGCTATGGCTGCGCCTGGCACTGATATTCGTGGGCATCTTCTTGGGGCTGAGCATCAAGAACACCGAGACGGCCGGATCCCTGTTCGCCGTGGCATTCCCACTGGGCTTCATCTCTGCGGTGTTCACGCCGCCGGAGATGATGCCGGGCTGGTTGGGTGCTGTCGCCGCATGGAACCCCGTCTCCTCCACAGCCACGGCGATCCGCGAACTCTTCGCGACGCCGGGGATCGAGTACCTGGAGCCGGCCTACTGGATCGACGGGCACGCCTTGGCCGGCGCGATCATCTGGCCCGCAGTGATCATGGCGATCTTCCTGCCGCTTGCCGTGCGGCAGTTCAAGAGCCTGAGCCGATAG
- a CDS encoding ATP-binding cassette domain-containing protein: MPSESAVEAEGLVKTYKEKVALDGVDLAVPSGTVHGLLGPNGAGKTTAVRILATLTIPDGGQARVAGHDVVSQPRQVRRSIGLTGQQTAVDDLMTARQNLTMFGRLFRLPKAQARRRAEELLELFSLEEAADRSPKKFSGGMRRRLDLAASMILAPQVLFLDEPTTGLDPAGRREVWEAVENLAAQGTTVLLTTHYLDEADKLCDRISVIDHGRNFVEDTPAGLKRRIGEERLEVVAADPAELNRLAELVGRVAGVEVSADASASRVSVPVPDGVAALTMAAAEIRTQGLEIADIGLRRPTLDEAFLHLTGGGQGAAPQAVQQDEPKTLEETR; the protein is encoded by the coding sequence ATGCCTTCTGAATCCGCAGTCGAGGCCGAAGGTCTCGTCAAGACATACAAGGAGAAGGTGGCCCTGGACGGGGTCGACCTCGCTGTCCCCAGCGGCACCGTCCATGGGCTGTTAGGGCCCAATGGAGCCGGCAAGACCACAGCGGTCCGGATCCTGGCCACGCTGACCATCCCCGACGGCGGCCAGGCGCGCGTGGCCGGCCACGACGTAGTCTCCCAGCCGCGCCAGGTGCGGCGCAGCATCGGGCTGACCGGACAGCAGACAGCGGTGGACGACCTGATGACGGCGCGACAGAACCTGACCATGTTCGGCCGGCTCTTTCGGCTGCCTAAGGCGCAGGCACGGCGGCGGGCGGAGGAGCTGCTGGAGCTCTTCAGCCTGGAGGAGGCCGCCGACCGTTCGCCCAAGAAGTTCTCCGGCGGTATGCGGCGCCGGCTGGATCTGGCTGCCTCCATGATCCTGGCGCCCCAGGTGCTGTTCCTGGATGAGCCCACCACGGGGCTGGACCCGGCCGGGCGCCGAGAGGTCTGGGAGGCGGTGGAGAATTTGGCCGCTCAGGGCACCACGGTCCTGCTGACCACCCACTATCTCGATGAGGCCGACAAGCTCTGTGACCGGATCAGCGTGATCGACCACGGCCGCAACTTCGTCGAGGACACCCCGGCCGGGCTCAAGCGGCGGATCGGGGAGGAGCGCCTGGAGGTGGTGGCCGCCGACCCTGCTGAGCTGAACCGGCTGGCCGAGCTGGTCGGGAGGGTGGCCGGCGTCGAGGTCTCTGCTGATGCTTCCGCATCGCGGGTCAGTGTGCCCGTGCCGGATGGGGTGGCCGCACTGACCATGGCGGCGGCCGAGATCCGCACCCAGGGGTTGGAGATCGCAGACATCGGCCTGCGCCGCCCCACCTTGGACGAAGCATTCCTGCACCTGACCGGCGGTGGCCAGGGAGCTGCCCCGCAGGCCGTCCAGCAGGACGAGCCGAAGACCCTTGAGGAGACCCGATGA
- a CDS encoding TetR/AcrR family transcriptional regulator: MNEQNPVVQSLRLLWEGLPEPKKGPKPTLTLEQIVQAGVELADQEGLDAVSMRKLAQKLGVGAMSLYRYVPSKTELLNLMLDAVSGPDPTRESAFARGWRAGLEAVGRGGRAQYLTHPWLLQVNWTQPVLGPNSMADMELIFDGLREMPLSDQQKMQVIVALDSYVTGAVRQEILSNRAACESGMTDDQFWESQAPMLEAIFASGRFPVMAALSEDTFAGTWEEHFELGLDLLLDGVEKQVARREASGS; this comes from the coding sequence ATGAACGAGCAGAACCCGGTGGTGCAGAGTCTGAGGCTGCTCTGGGAAGGCCTTCCAGAGCCCAAGAAGGGCCCCAAACCCACACTGACGCTGGAACAGATCGTCCAAGCCGGTGTGGAGCTGGCTGACCAGGAGGGACTCGACGCCGTCTCCATGCGGAAGTTGGCGCAGAAGCTCGGCGTCGGAGCGATGTCGCTCTACCGCTATGTTCCCTCGAAGACCGAGCTGCTGAATCTGATGCTCGATGCCGTCAGCGGCCCGGATCCCACCAGAGAGTCCGCCTTCGCGCGGGGGTGGCGCGCCGGGTTGGAAGCGGTGGGCCGCGGCGGACGCGCCCAGTACCTCACTCACCCCTGGCTGCTGCAGGTCAACTGGACCCAGCCGGTGCTGGGCCCGAACTCGATGGCAGACATGGAGCTGATCTTCGACGGGCTGCGCGAGATGCCGCTGAGCGACCAGCAGAAGATGCAGGTGATCGTCGCCCTGGACTCCTACGTCACCGGTGCCGTGCGCCAGGAGATCCTCTCCAACCGAGCGGCCTGTGAATCCGGGATGACTGATGATCAGTTCTGGGAGAGCCAGGCCCCGATGCTGGAGGCGATCTTCGCCAGCGGGCGATTCCCGGTCATGGCAGCGCTGTCCGAAGACACCTTCGCCGGAACCTGGGAGGAGCACTTCGAGCTGGGCCTCGACCTGCTGCTCGACGGCGTGGAGAAGCAGGTGGCCCGCCGGGAGGCCTCAGGGAGCTAG
- a CDS encoding alpha/beta fold hydrolase, producing the protein MTGVTRPTEVAELGAATVEYRHESRGEDAALIFPGGHMHAGFAVGEESFAGLGYSVLAVTRPGYGRTTSAPPSADSPTAEVERFCDAVHSLCEQLRVRRVVAVGISAGGPTALAMAQRHPRLVQKLILQSSVGPAPWPDARTRAVARLTLGPGGERLTWGFMRAMMKTSRQAGLVSLVGQLSTLPGKQAVTALTQQNREDLAAAASQLRSGRGFLRDLDLLRSPRAWRPQQDALVIHSRRDGSVPFSHAEELAAMLPQATLMETSAEHHLIWFASDWPRVASRIRAFLAP; encoded by the coding sequence ATGACAGGCGTGACTCGCCCCACCGAGGTGGCCGAACTGGGTGCTGCCACTGTGGAATACCGGCATGAATCTCGGGGAGAGGACGCGGCCCTGATCTTCCCCGGTGGTCATATGCACGCCGGCTTCGCCGTGGGGGAGGAGAGCTTCGCGGGCCTCGGATACTCAGTGCTCGCGGTAACCCGTCCCGGCTATGGGCGCACGACGTCGGCCCCACCCTCAGCAGACTCGCCCACGGCAGAAGTCGAACGGTTCTGCGATGCCGTGCACTCGCTGTGTGAGCAGCTGAGGGTCCGGCGAGTGGTCGCCGTCGGGATCTCAGCGGGCGGGCCCACTGCCCTGGCGATGGCCCAGCGGCATCCGAGACTGGTCCAGAAGCTCATCCTGCAGTCTTCTGTGGGGCCGGCTCCCTGGCCTGATGCCCGCACCAGGGCCGTGGCTCGGCTGACGCTTGGGCCAGGAGGGGAGCGGCTGACCTGGGGATTCATGCGCGCCATGATGAAGACTTCGCGGCAGGCCGGGCTGGTTTCCTTGGTGGGGCAGCTCTCCACGCTGCCCGGGAAACAAGCGGTGACCGCGCTCACCCAGCAGAATCGTGAAGACCTGGCAGCGGCCGCCTCGCAGCTGCGCTCGGGACGGGGGTTTCTTCGCGACCTCGACCTGCTCCGCAGTCCACGTGCGTGGAGGCCGCAGCAGGATGCGCTGGTCATCCACAGCAGAAGAGACGGTTCTGTTCCCTTCTCGCATGCCGAAGAGCTTGCGGCCATGCTGCCGCAGGCCACCCTGATGGAGACCTCGGCGGAGCATCACCTGATCTGGTTCGCCTCGGACTGGCCGCGGGTGGCATCTCGGATCCGCGCGTTCCTAGCTCCCTGA
- a CDS encoding NADPH-dependent FMN reductase yields the protein MSVTEKPTLAIIIGSIRPDRFGPTPASWLAEEAQLHGSFDVDLIDLGDYALPMELAGDDPAATPPAGVLRLGERLAAADAFVLVTPVYNRSYSAALKTAIDWFYAEWALRPVSFVSYGGNTGGLTSIEHLRGIFPEFPSVTVKNFISLPDFWKLFDHDGTPVDREGLRERAAAVLDELAWWAPMLRDARASRPYPGLDFAAAPNGEDRTDSGEVQAADLTPAAASA from the coding sequence ATGTCTGTCACTGAGAAGCCCACACTGGCCATCATCATCGGAAGCATCCGCCCCGACCGGTTCGGCCCGACGCCGGCTTCCTGGCTCGCCGAGGAGGCGCAGCTCCACGGCTCCTTCGACGTCGACCTCATCGACCTGGGCGACTACGCCCTACCCATGGAGCTCGCTGGCGATGATCCCGCCGCCACCCCACCGGCTGGGGTCCTGCGGCTCGGCGAGCGCCTGGCCGCAGCGGACGCCTTCGTCCTGGTGACACCGGTCTATAACCGCAGCTACTCCGCGGCCCTGAAGACCGCCATCGACTGGTTCTATGCGGAATGGGCCCTGCGGCCGGTCTCCTTCGTCTCCTACGGAGGCAACACCGGCGGCCTGACCTCCATCGAGCACCTGCGCGGCATCTTCCCCGAGTTCCCCTCCGTGACGGTGAAGAACTTCATCTCTCTGCCCGACTTCTGGAAGCTCTTCGACCACGATGGCACGCCTGTGGACCGCGAGGGGCTGCGCGAACGGGCAGCAGCAGTGCTCGATGAGCTGGCCTGGTGGGCCCCGATGTTGCGGGACGCCCGGGCCAGCCGTCCCTACCCGGGGCTGGACTTTGCGGCGGCGCCCAACGGCGAAGACCGCACTGACAGCGGTGAAGTTCAGGCGGCAGACCTCACACCCGCGGCGGCCTCGGCGTAG